The DNA sequence GACTTCGCCCCCGCGGGCGTCCCCGTCGCCGGGCTGGTCGACGTCGTGTCGAAGGCGCCGAAGCAGATCACCCCGACGTTCCTGAGCGGCGGGGCCGGCGAATGAGCCTGCTCCCGCAGTCCCGCTGGGCGCGGCGGGGGCTGATCGCCCTCGCGAGCGCCGCTGTCGTCGCCGGGGTCGTCGCGATCCCCGCATCGGCCCAGGGCACGATCGACAAGGTCAAGTCCGAGGTCACCGGCGCCGACGGCAAGAACTACTGGGTCGAGAACAACCTCACGCCCGAGGCCCGTCAGCAGTCCGCCGACGGGCCCAAGAAGGAGTACGCCCTCGTCTGGGCCGGCGACGAGAACATCGCCGACACCGCCGTGGCGGACGTGCGCAACCTGCCCGGGTCGCTGCTCGACCCGGTCGACAAGGTCCGCGACGCCCTGCCGGGCCCGGACTTCCTGGCCGTCGTCGACGTCACCAAGGGCACCCCGGACTACGGCAAGGTCGTCAACACCGCGACCGTCGGCCCGCTCGTGGAGAACGAGCCGCACCACATGCAGTACTCGTGGCGCAAGGGCGACAAGATCTACGCGGGCGGCCTGTTCACCGCGGCGACCTACGTCTTCGACGTCGCCGCGCTGCCGGAGATCAAGCTCTCGGGCATCTCGCTGCCGTCGCAGACGCTGTGCGGGTCGGTCCCGGACGCCTACTGGGTCCTCAAGGACGGCACCGCGTACGGCACCTACATGGGCGGCCCCGTCGCCCCGGGTCCGTGCCGCTACACCAACGGCGAGGTCCGCACCGGTAACGGCTTCGCGGGCGCCCCGGGCTCGGTCATCCGGTTCGACCAGGAGGGCCGCAACCTCGTCGAGGCCCCGGCCGCGACGGAGACGCCCGAGGACCCGACCCAGTGCCTCAACATGCCGGCCCTGGGCAACCCCACCTGCGCGAACCCGCACGGGATCCAGGTCCGCGAGGACCTGAACACCATGATCACCAGTGACTACGCCGAGCCGCGGACGATCATCCTCGACCCGGTGAAGAACCCGTCGCCGTACCTGCGGCGGCCCACGGTGCGCACCTGGGACATCTCCGACCTGAACAAGCCGAAGGTCAAGTCGGTGCAGTACCTGCCGACCGGCCCGCGGAGCAACGGTGTCGACCCGCTGCGCAACGAGAACCGCGCCGTCATGGAGACCACGGTCACCAACCGGCCGGAGCACAAGGGCGCCTTCGCCCAGACGATGCAGGGCGGCGCGATCTTCTACACGCCCGACATCACCGCCGACAACCCGGAGTGGAAGGAGGTCTTCGACCTGGGGACCGCCGCGCCGCACCTGGGCGTCGGGGGCGAGAACGGTGGCCCGAGCGCGAACGGTGGCTGGATCCAGACCAGCGCCGACGACAAGACGCTCTACCACGCCATGATCGGCCGCAAGGCCGGCACGCTGGGCCCGGACGACAAGGGCACCGCGGGCGGCGTCATCGCGCTCGACATCGAGAAGCTGCTGGCCTCGGGACCGAACCCGAGCTGCTCGATCGACACGATCGAGGAGACCACCGCCGGTGGCGCCGAGGCCGACTGCCCGACCATCAAGGGCACCGTCGGCATCAACTCCGACCAGACCGGCGCCGGCCCGCACTGGGGCGCGCTGGACAACCTGGAGCTCGGTGACGACGGCTACTACCACCACACCGACCAGCCCAAGCGCCTCGCGACCGCGAACTACTTCGTGGCCCGCACCGGGCTGGACGGCGACCACCGCCTCTGCATGACCGACATCGCCCCGGACGGCTCGCTGTCCCTGGACGAGTCGTTCAAGGACGAGGACACCGGTGAGACCTGCGTCAACTTCAACCGCGAGAACTGGCCGCACGGTGCGTTCGGCAATGCCAAGCCGCACTCGATGCTGTTCGTCGCCGCGGACGAGGACATCAAGGACTGATGACGTCCGTGTCGTTCTCGACGTCGTTCTCGACACTCGTGCCGGCCGGCGGGCTCCTGCCCGCCGGCCCGGCCGGGGACGCCCCCGCCCTGCTCCGTGCAGTGGCGGGGGCCGCCCCGGCGGTCCTCGCCGCAGGACCCTCCGACGGTGTGCCGTTCGTGGACACGGCCCTGCGCCTGGTCCTGCTCACCGCGCTCGCCGTGGTGGCCGGGTCCGGCCTGGTGCGTGTCCTCGCCGACGCCCCCGGACGCGCCGAGCGGGTCGTCGCGGGAGTCGCGGCGCTCGTCGCCGTCTCCGCCGCGGTTGCCGCGGTGACCCGGTCCGGCGCCGGGATCTCCGGCTGGACCCTGCTGCTCCTGCTGGCGACGGTGGCGGTGCCCGCGCTGCTCGCCGGCCCGCGGCCGGTGCTCGCCGTCGCCCCCGCGCTGGTGGTGACCGGGCTGCTGGCGATCCAGCTGGCCGGGACCCCGTCGGCGCCGTGGTTCGCCCTCGACGCCGGGTACGCCGTCGTGGGGGCCCTGGCCGCCGGTGCCGCGCTGCACCTGGCCACCGCGACCGACCCGGCGCCGCGGGTCGCCCGGGTGCGGATCGTCGGCATCGCGGCGGGGACGGTCGCAGTGGTGCTCGCCGCGGTCCGGGTCGCCCTCACCGGACCGTTCTCGCTCACCGACCTGCACGGCACCGGCTACGGCCGGGCGGTGCTGGTCACCGTGCTGGCCCCGGCCGCGGTCGCGGCCCTGCTCGCCGTGCAGGCGTGGGTGACCCGCCGTGCAACGGCCGGGACCCGCTCCGACGGGGTGCGGGCCGCCGAGCTGCGCGACCGTCTCCGCACCCCGGTCGTGCTGGCCGCCCTCGCGGCGGTCGGTGCGGCGACGCTGCCGGCCGCACTGCCCTCCCCGGCCCCGGGGGCCACCCCCGGCCAGGCGCTGCTGCGCTCGGTCGACCTCGGTGCGGGCCCGCTGACCCTGGCGGTGTCCCCGATGCGCCCCGGACCCAACCTGGTGCAGCTCACCGGCGGCGGGGTCGAGGTGACCGGCCCGGACGCACGGATGCCCGCCGGGCACGGTGGTGACCCGGGCGCCCCCGCCGGGTACGCGGTGCGGGTGGGGGACCGGGCCGTCCCGTTCACCGCCCGTACGGAGGTCCGTGGCGGCTGGGCCCTCGTCGACCTGCCCGCGGGAACCTCGTCGATCACCCTCACCGCGGGTGGCCTGACCCGCTCGGTGCCGGTCGACGTCGGCACCGAGCGCACCGCCCCGGCGGGCGCGACCGGGCCCGACGCCCCGGAGTGCCTGTCGGCCACGGTCGGGCGGATCGTCGCCGGTGGCGACGCCACCGTCGGGAACTGCCCGTCCGAGGCGCTCGACCCCGCCGACGCCGGTGCCCTGCGTGGCATCGTGCGTGCGCTCGGGGGCCAGGGGGCGCCGGGCCTCGCGATCGCCGGCGACGCGTCGCCGCGCTCGCGGGCCGCCGCCGACGTCGTGCGGGCCGAGGCCGCGGCCGCCGGGCTGCCCGTCCGCCCGGCCGCGGGTCCCCAGGACGCGCTGCTGGTCGTCTCGGGCTGGCAGCTCGCCGCCACCACGGTGCGCGACACCGCCCGCGCGGCGCTCACCACGCCCACCGCGCTCGGCGGGACCTACCTTGCACCCTGGCTGCTGACCGGCGGCGTGCTCGGCCAGAGCCCGGGCACCCTGCTCCCGCTGGACTTCGGTCCGCAGGAGCCGGCCCCGCAGCGCTACGTGCGGCTGCTGGCCGCCGTCGCCCCGGGCTCGGCGCCGTCGCTGTCCGGGCTGCGCGCCTGGGCCGCCACGTCCGGCGAGACCTACGCCGACCCGGTGCCGTCGCTGTACGCCGCCGCACCGGTCGACGTGCCCATGACCGCCGACACCGACGGCGGCCACCACGGGTCGCCCAACGAGGCGGCGTGGTTCCCGGGCGGCGCGGTCGTCCGGATCGGCTCCGCACTCGACACCGGTCCCGGCACCCCCGCCGGCCCGACCCCCTGACCGCCACCCACGAGGAGAGTCCCGTGTCGATCACGAAGGATCCGTCCGGCCGGTCGCCGGGCTCCCTGGTCCGCGCCCTGCGCGAGCTGCCCGCCTCCGGGCGCACCGCCTACGGCCCGCAGGACCGCGAGGCCGCCCCGCCGCAGTGGCCGGTGGTCGCGGTCGGCCTGGTCCTGGCGGTGCTGTTCCTCGTCGGGGTGGGCGCCGTCGCCCCGGCGACGATGGTCGGCACCGCCGCGCTCGGCCTGGCCCTGGGCTTCACGCTGTTCCACTCCCGGTTCGGCTTCACCTCCGGCTGGCGTCAGCTCGTCGCCGTCGGGCAGGGCGCCGCGATCCGCGCGCACATGCTCATGCTGGCGACGGCGTCGGTGCTGTTCGCGGTGATCCTCTCGTCCGGGTTCGCGCTCGCCGGGGACCCGCGGGGCTTCACCAACCCGATCGGCATCGGGCTCGTCGTCGGCGCCTTCCTGTTCGGTGTCGGCATGCAGGTCGGCGGGTCGTGCGCGTCGGGGACGCTGTTCGCCGTCGGCAGCGGGCAGTCCGCGATCGTGCTGACGCTGTTCGGGTTCATCGTCGGGTCGATGTTCGCGGTGTTCACCCACACCTTCTGGACGCAGACCGTCCCGCAGGGTCCGAGCATCAACCTGGCCCAGCTGCTCGGCTACCCGGGTGCGGTCGCGGTGACGCTGCTGGTCACGGCAGGGATCACCGTGGTGACCTGGGTCGTCGCCCGGCGCCGCACCCCGCCCCCGGTCGAGCGGCCGCCGTCGGCCCGCGGTGCGGCACGCGTGCTGCGCGGCTCGTGGCCGATGTGGGTCGGCGCGCTCGTGCTCGCAGTGCTCAACGCGGCCGTCCTGTTCGTCTCCGCCGCCCCGTGGGGTGTGACCTCGGCGTTCGCGCTGTGGGGCTCGAAGGTCCTGCAGGTGGTCGGGTTCGACATGGCGGGGCTGGCCTACTGGCAGGTCCCGGCGAACGCCCGGTCGCTGGCCGCGCCGGTGCTCGCCGACCGCATCTCCAACCTCGACGTCGGCATCATGATCGGCGCGCTGGTGGCCTCCGCGGTGGGCGGCGCGTTCGTGCTGCACAAGCGCATCCCCTGGAAGCTCGGCCTCGGCGCCGTCCTCGGCGGCATCGCGATGGGCTACGGCGCGCGCCTCGCGGGCGGCTGCAACATCGGTGCCTACTTCTCCGGCATCGCCTCGTTCAGCCTGCACGGCTGGATCTGGGCCGTCGTCGCACTCGGCGGCACCTGGGTCGGGCTGCGGCTTCGGCCGCTGTTCGGCCTGACCAACCCCAAGCCGGTCGACTCGCTCTGCTGAGCACGCCGGACGCTCCCCCCACCAGAGAGGTTCACACCATGACCGCACGCACCACCGCCCGCGCACTGGCCGCCGTCGCCGGCGCCGGAGCGCTGGCCACCCTGGCCGGCGGGCTCGCGCACGCCGACGAGGGCCACCAGCGCCACGGCCACGGAGACGCCCACTACGACGGCACCGTCTGGCACTACGACGGCGAGGCGACCCCGAGCGACTCGGCCGAGCTGAACCCGTCCGCCGGTGACCGGCCGGGTGGGAACACCCCCGTGTACCTGCTCAAGGACGTCCCGGCGGCACCGCTGCCGAAGGACCTGCTGACCCCGGTCGACCTGACCGCGCCCGTGTTCGGGGCGCTCGACGGCCTGAGCTGACCGGTCCGCCCCGGACGGTCGCGCACAGGGCCGCCCGGGGTGCAACCGGCTCGCACGGGCAGGCGGGCCGGGATCGCCCCGTCCGGGATCTCCCGGGCGGGGCGATCACGCGTGCGGAGCGTCCTGCAGGACGGCCTGCACGTCGAGGTCGATCCGCAGCGTCCGCCCGACGGCGAGCACGCCGGCCAGCACCGACTGGTTCCAGTCGATCGCGAACTCGTCGCGGGAGATCTCGGTGGTGGCGGTGAACGCCGCCCGGGTGCCGCCCCACAGGTCGGGGCCGGTGCCGCCGTAGGTCATGTGCAGGTCGACCGGTGCCTTGACGCCCTTGAGCGAGAGCATCCCGTGCACCGTCCAGCGGGTGGCGTCGACCCGGGTCAGGCCGTCGCCCTCGTAGCCGATGGCCGGGTGGGTCTCGACGTCGAGGAAGTCCGCGGTCCGCAGGTGGGAGTCGCGGTCGGGGTCGTCGGAGTCCACCGATCCCGCGTCGATCGACACACTGACCGAGCTGGCCTCGAACGGGTCGGCCACCCGCAGATCGCCGGAGAACCGGCGCAGCCTGCCGTGGATGCGGCTCATGCCCAGGTGCAGCGCGGTGGCCCGGATGCTGGAGTGCTGCGGGTCGATCCGCCACAGCCCCGGGGTGGGCAGCACCGCGCCGCCGGCCCTGGCGAGCTCGACGCGGCCCAGGTCGACGCCGTCCCCGGCGAGGGAGACCGCCCGCGCGGAGGGCTCGTACCCCGCCGCGGCGACGACGACCGTGTGCGGGCCCGGCGCCAGCTCCGCCACCGCGAACCCGCCGTCGGCCCGGCTGGCCGCCCGGCCCCGCTGCACGCCGGTGGCGTCCATGACGGTGACCGTCGCGCCGGTCACCGGCCAGCCGTCGGGGGTGCTCAGCCGTCCGTGGAGCTCAGCCATGTCCGTGCTCCGTCCGCGTCGGGGCGCCGATCCGGTCGTCGTCGGTCGGGTCCGGGGCGCCGAAGCGCACCTCGACCGGTGTGGTCGCCCCCCGCGCCACCTGCACCGCGACGACGACCGGCGCCCAGCCGCTCGCGGTCAGCTCGTGCCGTCCCGGCGGGAGCCCGTGCAGCTCGTAGCTGCCGTCCCGGCCGGTGGTGGTCTCGGCGACGGTGCGGCCGTCGCTGTCGCCGATCACGATCCGAGCCCCGGGCACCGGGCGGCCGTCGCCGCTGCGGGCGACACCGGCGATCCCGGCCAGGGCGGGGAACCGCAGCTCCACCGGCGGCGCGGCCGGGTCGGCGTCGACGGTGCGGGCCAGCGGCCCGTGCCCGGGTGCGGTCGCGGTGAGGGTGTGCGGGCCGGTGCCGGGGGTCTCGACCAGGAACCGGCCGGCCGGGTCGGTCGGCGTGTGTGCGACGACCTCACCCGCGGTGTCGATCAGTGTGACGGCGGCGGCACCGACCGGGTGGCCCGTCGCGTCGGTCAGGGTGCCCCGCACCGTGCCCCCGCCGGCGACTGTCACGTCGTGCCGGGCGGGGGACGCGCCGACGGCGACCAGCCCGGCGTCGGGCCCGGCGCCGTCGGTGCGGGTCACCACCAGGTACGTCCCGCCGGTGCCCAGGGGCACGGCGTAGGTGCCGTCGTCGCCGCTGGCGGTCCGCCCGTGCTGGCGGCCGTCGAGGTCGGTGACGGTGACGGTCGCGTCCGGCACGGGGGTGCCGGACCGCCCCCGCACGGTGCCGACGACCGCAGGTCCGTCCCGTTCCGGTGTCACGTCGCGACCTCCCAGTTAGTTGCGCATCGCAACGATAACCTCCCGGGTGGGCGGTACGTCACCCGCACCGGTGTCGTCGGCCGGTGATCGGGCCGCCGTGCGCTCCGGGGGGCTTGCGTCACGTGTAACCGGTGGTAACGTTACCGGTGGTTACAGCATTGACGTCGTTGTCTGCGAGGAGTCGACATGACCGCCACCGTTCCGGAGCACGGGCTCGAGGTCGGGAACGACCGGCACGCAGAGGATCGGCACGACACCGCTGAGCGCCTCCTGCGGTCCTCCGAGGAGCTCTCGTTCGACCCGGCCACCCAGGTCGACTGGGACACGCCGCTGGACCGCGACTACCACGGCATGAGCCCGGAGTGGAGCAGCCTCTACGGCACCCCCTACTGGGCGGAGCTGACCGAGGAGCAGCGCAAGGAGCTGACCCGCCAGGAGTCGGCGTCGGTCGCCTCGACCGGCATCTGGTTCGAGATGATCCTGCAGCAGCTGATCCTGCGGGACTTCTACGCGAAGGACCCGACCGACCCGGCGTTCCAGTGGGCACTGACCGAGATCGCCGACGAGTGCCGCCACTCGATCATGTTCGCCCGCGGTTCGGCCAAGCTCGGCGCCCCGGCCTACATCCCGAAGAAGCGCGTCGTCGCGATGGGCCGGCTCTGCGCGGCCGTCTACTCCGGTGAGGCCGCCTACGCCTCCATCCTCGTCGCGGAGGAGGTCCTCGACGTGATGCAGCGGGACTGGATGCGCGACGAGCGCGTCGTCCCGTTCGTCCGGACGATCAACAACATCCACGTGGTCGAGGAGTCGCGGCACATGAAGTTCGCCCGCGAGGAGACGCGTGACCGTCTCCGCGGGGCGGGCCCGCTGCGCCGCCAGGTCCAGGCCCTGTTCGTGGCCCTGGCCGCCTACGAGATCGTCACTGCCATGTGGAACGAGGATCTGTACGAGAACGCGGGCCTCGACCGGAAGCGCGCGCTGCGCGAGGCGCGGAACAACGAGCACCACAAGGCGCTGCTGCGGTCCTCCTGCGCCGGGCTCATGGAGTTCCTGTCCTCCTGCGGCCTGCTCACCAAGCCTGCGCTGGCCCTCTACCGTCGCGCCAACCTGATCTGATCCGGAGCCGGCCGTGCCCTTCGCGATCACCCAGACCTGCTGCACCGACGCGTCGTGCGTCGCCGCCTGCCCGGTCAACTGCATCCACCCCACGCCGGACGAGGCCGACTTCGCCACGACCGACATGCTCTACATCGACCCGCGGGCGTGCATCGACTGCGGGGCCTGCGCCGACGCCTGCCCGGTGGACGCGATCTTCCCGGTGGAGCGGCTGAGCGCATCGCTCGCCGGGTACGCCGAGGTCAACGCGGACTACTTCGAGGGCAAGCCGGTCGCCGGGAAGCTGGAGGGCGACTCCCCGCTGTTCCACGAGTGGTACCCGCTGCAGTTCACGCGGTCCCTGCCCGCGGACATGGCCCCGCTCGACGTCGCCGTCGTCGGGACCGGGCCCGCCGGGATGTACGCCGCACAGGATCTGCTGCTGCACACCTCGTCGACGGTCACGCTCTACGACCGGCTCGACGTCGCGGGCGGGCTGGTGCGGTTCGGGGTCGCGCCCGACCACCCGTCGACGAAGGGGATCGGGGAGTCCTTCGCCCGGTTCCACTCCCACCCGCGGGTGCGGATGCGGCTGGGCACCGAGGTCGGCCGGGACGTCTCGGCCGACGAGCTGGCCGCCCGGCACGACGCCGTGGTCTGGGCCGTCGGTGCGCCCGCGCCGCGCGACCTGGGCCTGCCGGGGGAGGTGTTGCCCGGCAGCATCGCCGCCGACACCGTCGTGGGCTGGTACAACGGCCACCCCGACGTGCCGCGCGACGCCGTCGACACCTCGGTGGAGCGCGTCGTCGTGGTCGGCACCGGCAACGTCGCGATCGACGTCGCCCGGGTCCTCACCGCGTCGGCCGCCGATCTGGAGGGCACGCCGATCGACCCGGCCGCGCTCGCCGCGCTGCGCACCGGTGCGATCACCGAGGTCGTGCTGCTCGCCCGCCGCGGCCCCGACGCCGTCGCCGCGACCGCACCGGAGCTGCGCGAGCTGCTCGGGCGCAGCGGCGTCGAGGTCGTGGTCGACGAGCACGACCCGCGCATCGCCGAGTCCCTCGACGGCCCCGCCGCGTCCCCGTCGCACGCGCTGCTGCGCGGTGCCCGCCGGGAGAAGATCGACTGGTCGGTGCCGGCCGAGCGCCCACGGGTGGTGTTCCGGTTCCACTCGGCGCCCGAGCGGATCGACGGCACCGTCCGGGCCCAGGGGGTGCACACCGCGGACGGGACCGACATCCCGGCCGGTCTGGTCGTGCGTGCCGTGGGGCACCGCGGCCGCCCGGTCGCCGGCCTGCCCTTCGACGACGACCGTGGCGTCGTCCCGCACGACGCCGGCCGCGTCGAGGGCCGTCCCGGCCACTACGTCGTCGGCTGGATCAAGCGGGGCCCGTCCGGGGGGATCGGCACCAACCGCACCTGCGCGGCCGAGACGATCGGGTCCCTGCTCGACGACGCCGTCGCCGGCCTGCTCCCGTCGCGCCGCCCGATCTCCCGCTTGGGCGCCATCACCCGGCGGCTCCGCCGGAGCTGACCGCCCACCCTGCGCGTCGATCAGTACCTCAGCGCTGTCCCGCTGTCGGACGACGACGCTCAGGTACTGATCGACGGCCGGGCCGCTCGGGCACGGGCCAGCTGGGCGGCCATGGGCGGTCGTCCCGGGTCAGCGGCTCAGGTCGAGCAGGGACAGCGCGCCGCGCAGCACGTCGTCGATCCGCGCGACCGGGACGCTGCGGCGCCACTCGTCGAGCGTGCCGCGCACCAGGATCCTTCCGGGGGTGAGGTCCAGCCCGTTCAGCCGCAGCGCGCCGGGCAGCCCGGGGAGGTCGGCCCGGCCCGAGCGGATCGCCGCCAGCGGGCTGCGGTCGACCATCGCCCGCACCGAGCGACGGGTGTCCGCCGAGCGGGGTGGTCCCATCCACCGCCCGGCGACGGTCAGGCCGGTGACCTTCCAGGACAGGGTGTGCCCGTCCACCGACACCGCGAGGTCGGCGGCCCCGAGCCCGGGACGGCGACGCAGCCGGGCCCGGGCGACGCCGTCGTCGTCGACACCCACCTCGACCTGCGGGAGGTGCTCCCGCAGCCGCCCGGCGACCCAGGCCGGGTCGAGCTCGGCCTCGATCTCCACCGGGCCGGTCACCAGCTCCGGCGCGAGGCCGGGACGCAGCCGCACGTCCGCGGCGGTCACGGTGAGCCCGCGCAGCGTGAGACCTGGCCGGACGACGTCGCGTGCGGCGACGGTC is a window from the Pseudonocardia sp. HH130629-09 genome containing:
- a CDS encoding YeeE/YedE family protein, with protein sequence MSITKDPSGRSPGSLVRALRELPASGRTAYGPQDREAAPPQWPVVAVGLVLAVLFLVGVGAVAPATMVGTAALGLALGFTLFHSRFGFTSGWRQLVAVGQGAAIRAHMLMLATASVLFAVILSSGFALAGDPRGFTNPIGIGLVVGAFLFGVGMQVGGSCASGTLFAVGSGQSAIVLTLFGFIVGSMFAVFTHTFWTQTVPQGPSINLAQLLGYPGAVAVTLLVTAGITVVTWVVARRRTPPPVERPPSARGAARVLRGSWPMWVGALVLAVLNAAVLFVSAAPWGVTSAFALWGSKVLQVVGFDMAGLAYWQVPANARSLAAPVLADRISNLDVGIMIGALVASAVGGAFVLHKRIPWKLGLGAVLGGIAMGYGARLAGGCNIGAYFSGIASFSLHGWIWAVVALGGTWVGLRLRPLFGLTNPKPVDSLC
- a CDS encoding YceI family protein, with the protein product MAELHGRLSTPDGWPVTGATVTVMDATGVQRGRAASRADGGFAVAELAPGPHTVVVAAAGYEPSARAVSLAGDGVDLGRVELARAGGAVLPTPGLWRIDPQHSSIRATALHLGMSRIHGRLRRFSGDLRVADPFEASSVSVSIDAGSVDSDDPDRDSHLRTADFLDVETHPAIGYEGDGLTRVDATRWTVHGMLSLKGVKAPVDLHMTYGGTGPDLWGGTRAAFTATTEISRDEFAIDWNQSVLAGVLAVGRTLRIDLDVQAVLQDAPHA
- a CDS encoding MSCRAMM family protein, whose amino-acid sequence is MTPERDGPAVVGTVRGRSGTPVPDATVTVTDLDGRQHGRTASGDDGTYAVPLGTGGTYLVVTRTDGAGPDAGLVAVGASPARHDVTVAGGGTVRGTLTDATGHPVGAAAVTLIDTAGEVVAHTPTDPAGRFLVETPGTGPHTLTATAPGHGPLARTVDADPAAPPVELRFPALAGIAGVARSGDGRPVPGARIVIGDSDGRTVAETTTGRDGSYELHGLPPGRHELTASGWAPVVVAVQVARGATTPVEVRFGAPDPTDDDRIGAPTRTEHGHG
- a CDS encoding AurF N-oxygenase family protein, which produces MTATVPEHGLEVGNDRHAEDRHDTAERLLRSSEELSFDPATQVDWDTPLDRDYHGMSPEWSSLYGTPYWAELTEEQRKELTRQESASVASTGIWFEMILQQLILRDFYAKDPTDPAFQWALTEIADECRHSIMFARGSAKLGAPAYIPKKRVVAMGRLCAAVYSGEAAYASILVAEEVLDVMQRDWMRDERVVPFVRTINNIHVVEESRHMKFAREETRDRLRGAGPLRRQVQALFVALAAYEIVTAMWNEDLYENAGLDRKRALREARNNEHHKALLRSSCAGLMEFLSSCGLLTKPALALYRRANLI
- a CDS encoding FAD-dependent oxidoreductase; its protein translation is MPFAITQTCCTDASCVAACPVNCIHPTPDEADFATTDMLYIDPRACIDCGACADACPVDAIFPVERLSASLAGYAEVNADYFEGKPVAGKLEGDSPLFHEWYPLQFTRSLPADMAPLDVAVVGTGPAGMYAAQDLLLHTSSTVTLYDRLDVAGGLVRFGVAPDHPSTKGIGESFARFHSHPRVRMRLGTEVGRDVSADELAARHDAVVWAVGAPAPRDLGLPGEVLPGSIAADTVVGWYNGHPDVPRDAVDTSVERVVVVGTGNVAIDVARVLTASAADLEGTPIDPAALAALRTGAITEVVLLARRGPDAVAATAPELRELLGRSGVEVVVDEHDPRIAESLDGPAASPSHALLRGARREKIDWSVPAERPRVVFRFHSAPERIDGTVRAQGVHTADGTDIPAGLVVRAVGHRGRPVAGLPFDDDRGVVPHDAGRVEGRPGHYVVGWIKRGPSGGIGTNRTCAAETIGSLLDDAVAGLLPSRRPISRLGAITRRLRRS
- a CDS encoding LmeA family phospholipid-binding protein encodes the protein MAVETPAGPSAATALLDAGTAPGSALVLRALLEAARLRYVGRPTTLRSRGAQVRLVPTAVASSGLGARALTTGRFATVTVAARDVVRPGLTLRGLTVTAADVRLRPGLAPELVTGPVEIEAELDPAWVAGRLREHLPQVEVGVDDDGVARARLRRRPGLGAADLAVSVDGHTLSWKVTGLTVAGRWMGPPRSADTRRSVRAMVDRSPLAAIRSGRADLPGLPGALRLNGLDLTPGRILVRGTLDEWRRSVPVARIDDVLRGALSLLDLSR